The segment acattctttgggtttaactccacgtctcattctatgagtactcttacgtgggttagtgatcctcgcatatctcttatgctcaagtgctttctctttatcacttatgagtgtgtgtatgtgtcgacaccttatataatgttccatcgcgttctatcgcgttctagacatgacacaatcgattgagattttattattatcaggatcattgaatactttgtagtttgcaaggctacattgtatgatacctgtaccttaggaccggccggtcttatctcattgtctagtatggtttctctttcatgaacccgaatctatcattatgagcaccttaacTTTTCTATTCGTGGTTCATTATATATGGAACAttctggtctatcttgtatagacttttacagcaacttgattatgtctctactaggacatttatatagtggtgctaaactggtatgacttagtcattctttcgggtctgtctggctatcattctttctttgtttatgaacgtccagtatatatatatatctggtccgaggatctttgccaagacttggatggttaaaaccattccacttttactttctatttaccagcttatagctttctccatgatgttggatagtcggattcatcttgtatgtaatccgtgtaccttggccacaatatgatcacctttgtttggctcatggtctcactgaattcgtgggagaaagatcatgttctcttatccaacatatattcccgattttcatctcatccttagatgaggtattccatcctagatggcacataggtatgtggtggtttattcatagactcttaggatggtctatatctggattatgaccctttatcatctttagacgggaatatctatgctcactttatatggcctgatgtaacttatctttcatacatgtattcttgtggtgtacccaagcttatagacttttgaagtctcaaccttataggttatgccttttacggccaagctataatgccttatggccttcagccatgcttatcatgttcgggttttatagtatggtcatggaccacacggagtgtttattctccccctcatgaacatgctataaagtacgtttgtttgtcctcacttaaacgtaatgcttggacggtcagcatggttttagacaatgatacacgaatttgtggtctggtcatgatcacgggttttgttCTTACTatcctcatgatcagattatactttcgtgttgcttggaacaatgaagcctactgagtttcccttgtgtacatgtttcacaacgtgagatcttatgggataactctttgtgccttattaatcaagttcagaccaggatggctaatccggtcatgccataaagtgtataaattcgttggtgaaccttactggttacctaggcttttatgccttatcacaccgatccttagcatagtattagatcagtagggagaatgtagtctcgacctcttttatatgtatgcctttggcgattttcataagctaaaagaaacatttccttttgctttgctctgcccattggtttattattgaaaccattttgatgtggcttgtaatgccatttcgacctttactccctcctcgaccatgattggatctacaaccacggttattgtggtatccttgtccacggccagtggggattttgggtctctctcaatgggtcttaggtgataaatttcgtgcctcttaaggccatgccttaggcgtggtggtctagacatactcttctcgagttttcattctcatttgtcaaaaaaaatatttttcaagcaaatcaatcaagataaaagaaaaacttttattaatgctatgaaatttgaatgacaaattatatttaaaacaaaacaccaaatcataagtatgaaatcagaatgtcaaaaggcttaaacaatagccggccagtccataataacatcttggacgtggctcacatttggttctctattcaatgaataaaccaatctcatcatctatatgagtccacccgaattttcttttcttagcttcttcagcatcaccgtatatcatctcacattgatactcggcacttatctccataacatagtcgagtttgtcgaggttgactttccttttctgcttcttttcctcaagagctgaaaggtatgagagaaggtcgtaataggttgtgaaacctttagccttctgtgataacaacacttcctttgaatggatcgtgtcacgagtcttgcttaacaagtcatagtttgttatcactacaccacatagtttaagactataggtgattctcataagatcaaagtgatagtcatccacggattcataatcctggaacctcagagccttccattctttcatggactcatctagtagtggctcgaagaacatggtgttcaatctcgaccagagatcgtaaggatcgttgatgtaactgcactcatcatacagatccttcacgagatgctttttcattatcaaaacagctctacgcctttcatatgcaagggtatcattgccgtatttgatacacttcccaagtcctttagactttaaatcggctgaagtgttcatcgcccaatcaaggtaattgtctccattgagatcaagggctgggtaatccgagtgatggagtctcgacatctgaatcatatcaaaatgatttgtgttagtacatacaattttctgatgccattggctatccaagaaataaaaggcactcggctagtatgtaaacaataaagccatatggcttgtgtgaccaatgccattcggctattacacaattaaatcacattgccagcaaacaaataagagggccatacggccagtttgcattctctttagaaatttactttctcataactcatccatcacTTAATCAACTTAtctgatttataaatcccttgaaaatagtgggatggaagagtgcatggtttagccataccatatggtatgctacatcgacccatgcgatttaatggtctagtagtaccattcggtacacatcctcgaccaaataaaacggatcgtgatttagctgcactgtggtgcgcatcatccatcaccggtgattgtggatcaccgtggatcatcgaggatcaccgtggatcaccttggatcactgatcatcgtagattatcgcggatcatcgaggatcatcatggatcatagatcaacgcggatcatcgtggatgatcaccgtgaatcataggtgaaaaatctagttgcacctgagggtgaacatcatcgaccattgattttgttttatggtctaatcgtacttaagagtacgtatcatcgacctttacttcatatggtctagtcatacctattggtatgcatcattgacttaaaagaaaatcatggtctagccacactatggtgtgcatcatcgaccaaaagatgtggaaaacattaaccttatgttttgtttggacatatagcgtgtcatccttaaaggggtatcacttgttgtccatacaaaacgaaagtcatgtaatcacatgctttatattttaggatttagggtttcttaaaatcagatttaaactttaaggattagggtttaaaattcaaatctgtttttaggattaggttaaacattgaccttaaattttgtttggacatatagcgtgtcatccttaaaggggtatcacttgttgtccatacaaaactaaagtcatgtaaaactattaagggtttagggttttgattttaaaataaacagaactaaaatcaaccaaatcaaatcgcaaaatttttaaatcggatttaagatgaagagaagtttgaaaacccgaattgcttgaaccacaagtaaagattagggttcttgagatcttaccttaatctttgccgatcttttctccttggttcctcttttagaaaccttaaataatcaacaatgaaagtttcaaagttggattagtatgagatctaagaacaatagaaatcgaaattaagagagataaggagttggcggctattagggttttggatgatctttgacggcacggcttgcactgggaggtgacggcgcgtctggagtcggattgatgcgtggtctgcggcgctggattcgtctcgtcaagagcttcaatttgatatattactcgccgtctggatccttacggttagggagatatgacgGTTTAAAGTTGCGGCTGAAATTAAGGTTTTTGTGGTCGCTGgattttagctagggtttagagtctcgtgctgataacgtgttgtaaataaaaaagagaagagaagagaagagaggaatttttgtgtcttattccatgaataatgatctccttatataggatacaatagcttggagacaaagcttaacttggagtggggaacaagtatatctaggactttccatatggacatcactacaatatttataacattttcaaGATTAAAGTTTATAAACCATAGAGAGAAGTGCACATAAATAATAGCTCAAAACCTTTATCCTTtctaataataagaaaaaaaaacaaaaatgattcCCGTAATTCCCTAGCCGTCCGATTCAGATAATCGCGTGGAACTTAAAACCGGTCTTAGCCTAAACCGGAGCGTACCAGATTCctctccttcttccttctctctctctctctctctctctgcttaaGCCAAATTAGACAAAAGATTTGGACGTTTTGTAGTAATCTAAAAGGTAGCCAATTTTCCCATTGGCGTTGTCAGCTAAAGCTTCAAAGCTTGTCCTTCTAAGCTGATTGGTCAATCAACCCATGGCCTTATGAAGTTCACCTTCCTAATCCCCAGCTCCAGGTCTCGTTCATTCTTCTCTTCCCAGCTCCTTGTGGTAAGATTCGTATCGGTTTTCGAATTTTTTTCTTAGCTTAATTTCGCTTGATCGAGAGTCGATTGTTATTCATGATTCATGGTATTCCCCAAAATTTGCGGATTTCTCAGGCGGAGGGAAATTGAGAATTTAGGGTTTCACGATTCATGGTATTCCCCCAAAATTGATCTTAGAGTTTGCTCTGTAATGGAATAGCGCCTCGTCTCTCTTGTAattgtcgtcttcttcttcttcttcgtaaGCCCATCCCTTATCATTTGTATCTGAGAATATTCCATTCAATCCCCACGCCTCTTAATTGCTTTCAcggtatatatatatcttcatcTGATAGTGAATTCAACTCTTCTTCTATTGTAAAGctcgaaactttttttttgctatatctttctttcttcattACCAGTCAACTTGTGAACCGGATAAGCTTTAGTATTGGCTCATTTGTTTCTATTTCTTGCAGAATAATAAAGTTCCCCACCGGGGTAGAGACTTTGTCTACCACAAGTGAAAGAAAGAGCCTTTAGTTGTTTGTTTTATTGATGGGTGAGGAGTTAGCTGACACGATGAACCTAGACTTGAACCTAGGCCCTGGTCCCGAGTCAGATCTCCACCTTCTGTCTAACGAAACTGTCAACTTGGCTGATTGGACTAATATCACCCCATCTCAGAGATCATCCTCTCAAGCTACTGTGACCAGGATCAGAACCCGCCATAGGACGCGTTTCAGACAGCTTAACCTCCCCATCCCTGTTCTCTCTGAAAACCATGCCATGGATATAGAGCTTAACCAGTTGATGGGAACTGGAGCTGCTGCTTTGCAGACTGGGGAAGGTAGTGAAAGAGGCAATGAGGATCTGAAAATGTGCGAGAACGGGGGACAAGCTATTGGAGACGGAGAGAAGAAAGGGGATGTTGAGAAGAGCAGTGGCGGCGGTGACGGTAACTTTTTCGATTGTAATATATGTTTGGATTTGTCAAAGGAGCCGGTTCTCACCTGTTGTGGCCATCTCTACTGTTGGCCTTGTCTCTTCCAATGGTTACATATCTCTGACGCAAAGGAATGTCCTGTTTGCAAAGGAGAGGTGACTGCTAAAACGGTGACACCGATATACGGGCGTGGGAACCATAAGAGAGAAGTTGAGGAGAGTTTATTAGATACCAAGATCCCTATGAGACCGCATGCTAAACGCATCGAGAGTTTGAGGAATACAATTCAAAGGTCTCCTTTTACTATACCGATGGAGGAGATGATTAGACGTATACAGAGTAGGTTTGAGAGGGACTCAACCCCTGTCCCTGATTTTAGCAACCGCGAGGCTTCAGAAAGAGTGAACGATAGAGCCAACTCGATTCTTAACCGGTTGATGACTTCTAGGGGAGTTAGATCAGAGCAGAACCAGGCTAGtgctgcagcagcagcagcagcagctgaGGATATTAATCTAAGTCCAGATATTGCTGCTCCTGATCTTGAAGGAGAAACCACCACGAGGTTCCATCCTCTGTTGATCAGGAGACAGTTACAGTCACACAGAGTGGCGAGGATCTCGAATTTCACTTCTGCATTGAGTTCTGCCGAGCGGCTTGTGGATGCGTATTTTAGAACTCATCCGTTGGGGAGGAACCACCACAACCACCAAGAGCTAAACCATCATTCTCCTGTTGTGGTTGATGATAGAGACTCTTTCTCAAGCATTGCAGCTGTTATAAACTCTGAGAGTCAGGTGGATACTGCAGTTGAGATTGATTCCATGGTCACTCTTTCGACATCTTCTTCGAGGAGAAGGAATGAGAATGGGTCGAGGGTTTCTGATGTAGACAGTGCTGATTCTCGCCCTCCTAGGAGAAGGAGATTTACTTGAAACAAAAGCTTTCAATCTgttggaagatgatgatgatgatgatgatgatgaggaggaggaggggagGAAGAAGATTGTAACTGTATTTTTCTTGTTGCTTGTTGGTTTGTTGTATTTTGATTTGTAAGTTTCTCAATAGGGATggtatttttaatcaaaattttattatcttttctttttctgaaactTTATTGTGATCGAACCTGGCCATAGTTTCTCAAACCCATTGAATCCAATGTGGAATGTGTTTCTTATCCGACTCGTAGTGGACTATTATGCAGCATGCATTAAGTCTGTTAAGGTGCATATGTAATCATCTTTACACATAAAACGCCAACCTTCAAATTggattttaatacttttataaaattgtaaaatcactaataaaatgtataataaattaATGCAGTCGCATGTAAACTCAATTTTTGTGAAGTTAATATtagattaaataatattattttaattatcctTTCAACAAGTCGCTTTGGCCGAGTGGTTAAGGCGTGTGCCTGCTAAGTACATGGGGTTTCCCCGCGAGAGTTCGAATCTCTCAGGCGacgtattttattatttctttttgaaatacAGTATTAGTTTCCCCTCACGCGACTTTTTGTTATCGGGAAAAACCAAGATACTTTGAGCAGTGTACATGTCACATGCGCGCAGCAACATCCGACACGTAAATTATTCTTTTGAATGATCTAGTCTCATATGTTTTCTTGTCAATTATTTCAGTGCTAGTTAGAACATCATTGTTATTTTATAGCATAATATTCGTATTTTTTGGCAATATTTAAATCACCGCACAAAAATACGATCCCACAAAACGGACATCTTCAAACCATTTTCGGGCTTTCAGCATTTGAAATTGGAATAACTTATATAAGTTGTAAACTAGTAATGGTCTATTTAACTCAAAAAATGTTGACAAATTCTTAAAAAGTTATAACAAGTCTAAATTCGTGAAGAAAATTACGTCAGCTGTAGGTAATATATATGTAGAGCTTTAATCGGTATAACGTAAAgccaaatttaaaaacaaagagaaaaacaaaatgaaaatgatGTGTGCGGGAAACGAGCGTCGTCTCGTTACTCGAAGCACGAACTGGAGCCAATAAGatactctttaaaaaaaaaatcagttattaGTAGATCTTTTCGTAATTGGTCATTGCTTTATAATTTTCTCAATAAGAATTGACTTTTGGAGTCTCATTTCAACGTCTTTACCTGCTCTTTACTTTactgcttcttttgtttttaccaATTACACAACTAaactagtatttttttatttttcttttgtttgtacCCTAgaattttaaaacatgaaagatgtgaaaaaataagaaagtagtatctatcttattaaaacagaaacattacaacttcttctaggtggatttttaagttggaccttatgtaattaatgttatattaatctacttattattagacatgcctttttataaataattaatatcaaccattaccatagtttttcacttcttaccttattattatatccattACGCATATTTccttatattacatatattttactataagctagatacatccactagcatattatactataagatagattattaataatacatttactaacatataatactatacgacatattactaataatacaatatattatctgtattcattaatttgtatctatcaatattagcaacactacgaagacgactaactctatactttggacctataaaccatgatatactaatttataacaaaaatgatattactgtttcaaattagtttttataaaaattatttatagcagcaatttgttatataagataaatttaatcaaagacccaaatctttttttctggTTCAGAAAAAAGAGACCTACGAATATATatcattaagttagccaaaaatcttccgaataaatagtaaatctcaccaacccaaaaaaagaattaaaatattatgtttgaaatttagctcactgggtttggtataaatctgttcatttcaggtatgagttcttcgagttctcaacatttggatctaagtagatatttgatctttttttttccgggtcgattttttttggttccagatcattttaacctttttatattataaatcttaaataatatataacatgtatataaaatatgtgaatcgaaagataaatccgcgcaggcgcgcggatcatgatctagttgcGTTGTAAGTTGTAACGCAAACGCACCatgaaggaagaaaaaaaactcatactaataattattaagATAGTACAAAATCTAATAAGTATACATAATTGAAAAAAGGAGCTTATAGTAGTAATATATTTCTACTAAAAAAAGGAACAAACACCACCATGGTTAATTGTGATGATTCggtgttttaaaaaaaagtggAATAAAAGACAAAACAGGAGAGACCACCACCATTAATGACTTTCATCGATACCAACAACAAGACATGACCTCCTCCGCCTCCTCCCGTCTCTTTTCATTTTCTGACTAATCcagatatcttttttttttttcattctttcaaaaaatcCGTCGATTTCTCGTTTTGATTTTGAATCcgaaacaaagacaaaacaccGGTAAACACGTGAACGTGTCAAGTCTGCTGTTTTGTTTCCAGGTAATAAatcttcattcttcttcttttgagtTTGTTTCTGGCGATAAAAGATCGAGAATTCTGAAATTGGGATTCTCAGGTCGATGATTCATATTGGAAAGGTCTAAAAACTTTAAGAATTTTTGAGAAAACCCTTACTCTGTTTTGTTGCATTTGAATTTTTCGATTCATGTATggattgatttaatttttttttatttcatacgGCAAATAGAATGTTGGAGATTTATCAGTTATGATGATTATGGGTTTGCATTTCGTGAACACCCTTCTGCTTAAAACGtggtttgaatttaaaaattaaaacttttttttttgtttttttggttaaacCTTGCTTGCTTGCACGATCTTTATTACCTGTCACAGTGTTAGATTTTGCTGATTCTAGTTATAGTTAGATtcattattatgttttttttctgtctATTTAGATTGAAAATGATTTGTATGCagagagaatattttttttgggttttgttttCTCTAATGATGTTTGATAGTTCTGCGATTG is part of the Raphanus sativus cultivar WK10039 chromosome 5, ASM80110v3, whole genome shotgun sequence genome and harbors:
- the LOC130494950 gene encoding uncharacterized protein LOC130494950; amino-acid sequence: MSRLHHSDYPALDLNGDNYLDWAMNTSADLKSKGLGKCIKYGNDTLAYERRRAVLIMKKHLVKDLYDECSYINDPYDLWSRLNTMFFEPLLDESMKEWKALRFQDYESVDDYHFDLMRITYSLKLCGVVITNYDLLSKTRDTIHSKEVLLSQKAKGFTTYYDLLSYLSALEEKKQKRKVNLDKLDYVMEISAEYQCEMIYGDAEEAKKRKFGALPTMKHCLIVSVSKTMFQHVFKKLK
- the LOC108856782 gene encoding uncharacterized protein LOC108856782 translates to MGEELADTMNLDLNLGPGPESDLHLLSNETVNLADWTNITPSQRSSSQATVTRIRTRHRTRFRQLNLPIPVLSENHAMDIELNQLMGTGAAALQTGEGSERGNEDLKMCENGGQAIGDGEKKGDVEKSSGGGDGNFFDCNICLDLSKEPVLTCCGHLYCWPCLFQWLHISDAKECPVCKGEVTAKTVTPIYGRGNHKREVEESLLDTKIPMRPHAKRIESLRNTIQRSPFTIPMEEMIRRIQSRFERDSTPVPDFSNREASERVNDRANSILNRLMTSRGVRSEQNQASAAAAAAAAEDINLSPDIAAPDLEGETTTRFHPLLIRRQLQSHRVARISNFTSALSSAERLVDAYFRTHPLGRNHHNHQELNHHSPVVVDDRDSFSSIAAVINSESQVDTAVEIDSMVTLSTSSSRRRNENGSRVSDVDSADSRPPRRRRFT